One region of Juglans microcarpa x Juglans regia isolate MS1-56 chromosome 7S, Jm3101_v1.0, whole genome shotgun sequence genomic DNA includes:
- the LOC121241059 gene encoding beta-hexosaminidase 2 translates to MESMFVIIRLALCLLALFPLSSGSGINVWPKPRTFSWPNPQATLLSPAFTIAAPNHTFLSSAVERYLRLVHTEHHFPLVNPSVNLTPSNLPPLRTLSIVVSDLKAPLQHGVDESYSLSIPTSGPAKLTANTAWGAMRGLETFSQLVWGYPSVVAVGVYVWDAPLFGHRGIMLDTSRNYYPVKDILRTIGAMSANKLNVFHWHITDSHSFPLVVPSEPDLAAKGSYGPDMQYSPNDIKTIVQFGLEHGVRVLPEIDSPGHTGSWAEAYPEIVACANMFWWPAGSKWDDRLASEPGTGHLNPLNPKTYQVLKNVIHDVAALFPEPFFHAGADEIVPGCWKADPAIHSFLSNGGTLSQLLEIFVNSTLPYILSLNRTVVYWEDVLLDDNVKVPTTVLPKEHTILQTWNNGTNNTKRIVSSGYKTIVSSSDFYYLDCGHGDFLGNDSQYDQQGAGANSKNGGSWCGPFKTWQTIYNYDITYGLSKEEAKLVLGGEVALWSEQADRTVLDARIWPRSSAMAETLWSGNRDEMGMKRYAGATDRLNEWRYRMVQRGVKAEPLQPLWCVRNPGMCNTVQGF, encoded by the exons ATGGAGTCGATGTTTGTCATCATACGCCTGGCATTGTGCTTATTGGCACTTTTTCCTCTCTCCTCTGGCTCTGGAATCAACGTGTGGCCAAAACCAAGGACCTTCTCATGGCCCAACCCTCAGGCCACGCTGCTCTCACCTGCCTTCACTATTGCTGCTCCCAACCACACCTTCCTCTCCTCCGCCGTCGAACGCTACCTCCGCCTTGTCCACACCGAGCACCATTTTCCCCTTGTCAACCCCTCCGTCAACCTCACCCCCTCCAATCTTCCTCCTCTCCGCACCCTTTCCATCGTCGTCTCCGACCTCAAAGCCCCGCTCCAACATGGAGTGGATGAGTCCTACAGCCTCTCCATTCCCACTTCGGGGCCAGCTAAACTGACGGCGAATACCGCGTGGGGTGCCATGAGGGGCCTCGAGACGTTCTCGCAGCTCGTCTGGGGCTATCCCTCTGTGGTGGCGGTGGGCGTGTACGTTTGGGATGCTCCGCTCTTTGGGCACCGTGGAATTATGCTGGATACGTCTAGGAACTATTACCCAGTGAAGGATATATTGAGGACGATCGGGGCGATGAGTGCCAACAAGCTCAACGTGTTCCATTGGCACATCACGGATTCCCATTCGTTCCCGCTGGTGGTGCCGTCGGAACCTGATCTGGCGGCCAAGGGGTCTTATGGCCCTGATATGCAGTACTCCCCCAATGATATAAAGACGATTGTGCAGTTTGGTTTGGAGCACGGCGTTAGAGTTCTCCCGGAGATCGATTCCCCCG GCCATACGGGATCGTGGGCGGAAGCTTACCCAGAGATTGTGGCATGTGCAAACATGTTCTGGTGGCCCGCAGGAAGCAAGTGGGATGACCGGCTTGCCTCTGAACCAGGAACTGGCCATTTGAATCCCTTGAACCCCAAGACGTACCAAGTCTTGAAAAACGTCATCCACGACGTGGCCGCGTTATTCCCAGAGCCATTCTTCCACGCCGGAGCGGATGAGATCGTTCCTGGTTGTTGGAAAGCCGATCCAGCCATCCATTCCTTCCTCTCAAATGGTGGAACTCTCAGTCAGCTCCTGGAGATCTTTGTCAACTCAACTCTCCCTTATATTCTATCCCTTAACCGAACTGTGGTCTATTGGGAGGATGTTCTGCTTGATGACAATGTCAAGGTCCCAACAACAGTTCTTCCAAAAGAGCATACAATTTTACAAACTTGGAATAATGGCACTAACAATACCAAGCGGATTGTTTCTTCTGGGTACAAAACCATTGTGTCCTCTTCAGACTTCTATTATCTGGATTGTGGGCATGGTGACTTTCTGGGGAATGACAGCCAATATGATCAACAAGGAGCCGGTGCTAATTCTAAAAATGGTGGCTCATGGTGTGGACCTTTCAAGACATGGCAGACCATATATAACTATGATATAACGTATGGATTGAGCAAGGAGGAGGCCAAACTTGTGTTAGGTGGGGAGGTGGCACTGTGGTCCGAGCAAGCAGATCGTACGGTTTTAGATGCCAGGATTTGGCCTAGATCTTCAGCAATGGCAGAGACACTCTGGTCTGGTAACCGGGATGAGATGGGTATGAAGAGGTATGCAGGGGCAACAGATAGGTTGAATGAGTGGAGGTATAGAATGGTGCAAAGAGGTGTCAAAGCTGAACCGCTTCAGCCACTTTGGTGCGTTAGGAACCCTGGAATGTGCAACACAGTTCAAGGCTTCTAG